The following DNA comes from Occultella kanbiaonis.
GTCACCGGCGTGACGTTCTCGAAGTACTCGCCACCGACGGGCGGTACGTACTCGCCGCCGATCCAGTGGTCATAACGGTCGCGGTAGCTCATCAGGCTGCCCTCACGACCCGGTGCGCTGTAGACGGTCACCTCTGCGCCTCCTTGCGTTCTGGTCACCACCCGCCATCGGGTGGTCGTGTGGGTGACGTTACGAGCGGGTGCGTTGCAATCACGTTGCAACGGCAGCGCCCCGGGCGTCAACGGGGCGATCCCGACGTACCCAGTGCCTCGGAACCACACCGCAACGGGTTGGACCGGGTCGGGAGGAGGGGCGGGCCGCGCCAGGTCGGGTGGGTCAGGTGCCGAACTCGAGGTCGAGGGCCGCCAGACGCAGGTCCGCACGCAGGCGGGTCGCACTGCCGGCCGAGGCGAGGTCGCGCAGGCGCGCCCAGGCCTCCCAGTCGTCGCGGCCGGACGCGTCCGAGGTCCACCGCTCCACCGCCGCCGCGTCGGAGGTCGCGAGCACCGCGGACCGGACCTGCCCGGTCAGGTCGGCACGGAGGTCCTCGACGGCGGGTGCCACCGACGCGGGCAGCACCGGCCCGCCGTAGGCGGCGAGCGCACCGGTCAGGTCCCCGGCGCGGATCGCGTCCCGGACCTGTGCCACGTCGGAACGGGACGACGTGCGCAGTCGGTACGGTCCGCCGTCGGCCAGCATTCCGGGCAGCGCCCGGCGCAGCCGGGAGATCTCGGCGCGCACGGTGACCTCGGCGGTGTCCTCGAGGTACACCGCGGCCGCCAGTTCCGCGGCGCCGAGCGGCTCCGCGGACTCGCTGAGGACCAGGATCATCTCGCCGTGCCGGGCGGACAGGTCAACCCACTCGTGCCCACGGCGCAGCCCGGCCCGGCGGCGGCCGAGCACCCGCAGGTCGACCTCGCGGGAGACCGGTTCACGCAGCGGCGCGGCCAGTAGCTCCGCCTCGATCGCGGCGATCGTGGCCCGGATCAGCGCGAGCATGTGCGGCGCGGCCACCGAGGGACCGCCGGTGATGTCCAGGAGCCCCAGGGGTTGCCCGGTGCGCGGGTCGTGCACCGGCGCGGCCGTGCAGCTCCACGGCTGGATCGACGTCGCGAAGTGTTCGGCGCCGAACACCTGCACCTCGTGGTCCAGGGCCAGGGCGATCCCGGGAGCGGAGGTGCCCGTGGCGCTCTCGGCCCAGTTCGCCCCCTCCGCGAAGCCGATCCCCTCCAGCGCTGCCCGGGCGGCCCGGTCGCCCTCGATCCACAGCAGCCGCCCTCGGGTGTCCCCGAGGGCGACGACCATCCCGTCGGAGCCGAGCCCGTCCAGCAGCAGCCGGCGGATCACCGGGATCGCGAGCGAGAGCCGATGCTCACGCCGGTAGCCGGCGAGGTCCGCCACGGCGATGTCCGCGCGTGGCAGGGCCCGGTCCGGGTCCACCCCCGAGCGCAGGGACCGGCGCCAGGACTCCAGAACGAGCCGGCGGACGCCCGGCGTGGGGGCGCCGGTGGTCAGGAAGATCTCCCGGGCGCGGTGCACGTCCCGCTCCAGCTCGAGCGGGTCGGAGCCGCTCGGCCACGCGGCCCATGCGCTTCGATCCACGATCCACTCCCCTGCCCGGGCGCCATCACCCGACGGTCCCAGCGTAACCGGGGCCCGCGCCCAGCGGCTGTTCGGGTGGACCGTCGGGGCCAGCCGCTCGGAGAGCGTCGGGACGGCAGCGTCAACCGCTACCGGGCCCCATACGATGAGCTGGACTGCTCCCTGCTCCCGCCGCCGCGCGGTCCGACCGAGAAGGCCCCGATGACTGCTCCCACGCTCCCCGTGAAGGTCGACCGGGGCGATGGGCCGGCGCTCGTCCTGCTGCACGGCCTCGGCAACAACCACGAGAGCTGGACGTACGTCCTCCGTGAGGTCGACGAGACCCGCAACCGCATCATCGCGCCGGATCTGCTCGGGTTCGGCGACGCACCGAAGCCGCAGGTCGACTACACGCCAGGGGAGCACGCGGATGCGGTGATCGCCACCCTGGACGAGCTCGGGGTGACCTCGGCCGTGGTCGCGGGCCACTCGATGGGCTGCATCGTCGCGGCGGAGGTGGCCCGCAAGCGCCCCGATCTCGTCAGCCGTCTGGTGTTGCTCGGCGCACCGACCTTCCGACGGATCCGGCGCACCCGACGTCGGTTCGGCAGCCGGGTCGCCGAGGACCGCTACTCGGCGATCTTCAACGCCATCGCCGACAACCCGGACCTGACGATCACCGCCGCGAAGGGGCTCGACGTGTTCGCTCCGCTCGTGAAGGGCATGGAGATCACCGTGGAGACCTGGCCGGCGTTCCGGTCCAGCCTGCAGCACACGATCATGCAGACGCGCACCTACCGCGATCTGACGGTGCTGCCCGTGCCCACCCTGCTGGTCTACGGCCGCCTCGATGTGTTCGTGATCAAGCGGAACCTGAAGTCGATCGCGCGCCGTAACCGCCGCCACGTCCGCTACGAGACGCTGCTCGGCCCGCACGAGATCACGCCGGTCCAGGGCCGCACGGTCGCCGAACTGCTCCAGTCGGGTCCGAACTAGGTGCGGCAGGATGGCAGCCATGATCTCCTCACTCGACGACCTCACCTGGCCGGTCCGGACGGAGCGGCTGACCATCAGGCCAGCCACCGCCGCGGATGCCCCGAGCGCCTGGGCGTACCGGCGCCTCGATGACGTGGCCCGCTGGATGACCACCCAGCACGCCGACGAGGCGGGCTTCACCGAGTCCTTCGTCGAACCGGGCCGCCTCGCCAGGACGCTCATGATCGAGCGTGACGGCCAGATCATCGGCGACCTGATGCTCGCCCCCGAGGACGCCTGGGCCCAGACCGAGGTGGCCGCCGACGCCAAGCAGATGCAGGCGGAGCTCGGCTGGAGCATGGACCCGGCCCACCAGGGCCACGGGTACGCCACCGAGGCCGTGACCGCGCTGATCCGGGTCTGCTTCGAGGGGCTCGGCCTGCGGCGGGTCGTCGCGCTCTGCTTCGCGGAGAACGCACCGTCCTGGCGGCTGATGGAACGGGTCGGGATGCGCCGCGAGAATCACAGCGTGCGCGACTCGTTGCACCGCACCGGCGGCTGGATGGACGGCTACGGCTACGCCCTGCTGGCCGAGGAGTGGCGGGCCCGATGAGCCCCGTGGGGACCGGTGCGGACGGGCCCGCCGGTGCGCCCGAGGTCCCCGACTGCCTGTTCTGCCGCATCGTCGCCGGCACCGAGGACGCACAGGTGGTCGTCCGTACCCAGGACACGGTCGCGTTCCTCGACGTCCGTCCGCTGTTCAAGGGGCACACGCTCGTGGTCCCGGTCCGGCACGTGGTGACTCTGGCGGACCTCCCGACGGCGTTGGCCGAGCCGTTCCTGACGGCGGTGCAACGCGTCGCGGCCGCGGTGCCGACCGCGTTCGGCGCGCAGGGCACGTTCGTGGCGATGAACAACGTGGTCAGCCAGTCCGTGCCGCACCTGCACGCCCATGTGGTGCCGCGCACGAAGGGCGACGGGCTGCGGGGGTTCTTCTGGCCCCGGACGAAGTACGCCGACGACGGCGACGCTGCGGCTCATGCGCAACGGTTGCGTGCGGCGGTGGCCGGCTCGGCCTGAGCCGAGCGGACGGCCCGGCGCGCGGAACCTCACCCACCAGGTTTCGATGCCAGACTCGTACGGTGACGAAGACCCTCCTACGACTGCTCGTGGCCCTCGGCGGCCTGGCCCTGCTGACGGGCTGCCTGAAGATCGACGGCGACATCCGGATCAACGATGACGACACCGTCTCCGGGGAGGTCCTCGTGGCGTTCAGCACCGCGTGGGCGGTCTCCGAAGGTCAGGACCCTGAGGGCCTGGTCGACTCGATCGAGGAGGAGCTGGCCGCGGCGCCGGACTCCGGCGTGAGTGGGGAGCGCTACGACGACGGCGAGTTCGCCGGGGTGCGGATGACGCTGACCGATGTGCCGATCGAACGGGTCCGGTCCGCCACCTCCGATGCGCTCCGGATCGAACGGGTCGGCAGCACCTATGTGGTCACCGGTGACTTCTCCGAACTGGATCCCACGGTGCTCGGCGAGGAGGCCGGTGAGGTCCCGTGGTCCGTTCGCATGTCCGTGACGTTCCCCCGCGGGGTGACCGAGCACGACGGCACCCTCTCGGGCGATACCGTCACCTGGGAGCTGGGGCCGGGCACCACCTCGATGCACGCCGTCGGCCCCGCCCCCAGCACGCCGCTCCTGCAGAGGATCGGGTTCATCGTGCCGGCCCTCATCGTGATCATTGCGGCCGCGGTGCTCCTGACCTGGCTGAGCCGGCGCCGGCACCGGGCCGACGAGGCTGCCGGCCGCACCGCTGGGTTCCGGGCGCGCCGTGAGGCCGCGCGGGAACCGTCGAGCACAGACGTCGAGAGCATGCTCGGCGGGTCCGGCAAGACCGACGCCAAGTCGAAACCGACGGTGGAACCCGACGCGCAGGACTAGACCGGGCCGGCACGCGAAGGGCGGGCACCGTGATGGTGCCCGCCCTTCGCGTCAGCCGGTGACCGGTCGGGTCGATCAGACGCCGTCGGTCTCCGCCGGAACCCGCCGGACGATGCCCCGTGCGGGCTCCTCGTCGGTCGGCTCCACGCCCTCCGGGGTGATCTTCACGGCGAACGACTCCAGCAGTGCGTTGATGTCGATCCCGGTGGTGTTCTTCAGCAGCTCCATGGTCTGCACCATGTTGTTCGTGACCTGCTTCGGCAGCGCGCCGGCGCCGTCGGTGGAGACCACCGTGAGCTTGTCGATGTTGGCCATCGGCGCGGCAACCTCGTGGGCGATCTGCGGGAGGACCTCCACCAGCATCTGCAGCACGGCGGCATCGTTGTACCGGGCGAACGCGTCGGCACGCTTGTCCATCGCCTCGGCCTCGGCGTGACCCTTGGCCAGGATCGCGGCCGCCTCGGCGTCACCCTCGGCGCGGGTCGCCTCGGCCTCGGCCACACGACGTGCCTTCTCGGCCGCACCGCGGTTCTGACCCTCGATCGCCTCGGCCTCGGCCAGCGCGGACCGGCGGGACTTCTCACCGACACCGACCAGGCGGGACTTCTCAGAGTCTGCCTCGGCGGCGGCGATCGCCGCGGCCTTGTTGGCCTCGGCCTCGAAGATCTCCGCGTTGCGGTTCGCCTCGGCGGCCGTCTCCACCCGGTACCGCTCGGCGTCGGCCGGCTTACGGACCTCGGTGTCGAGCTGGCGCTCCTTCAGCGCCGCCTGCCGCACGGCCACCTTCTCCTGCTCGGCGAGGATGGCCTGGTCCCGGTCGGCCTGGGCCAGCGGGCCCGCCGCGGCTGCCTGCGCCTGCGCGGCGTCGGTCTGGGAGCGGATCTCCGCCTGCTTCAGGGCCAGGGTCCGCTGCGCGATCGCGATCTCCTCCTCGGCCTTGAGCCGGGCCTGCTCGGCTGCCTGGCGGGCCTCGGCCTCGGCCACGGAGGCGATGCGTTGGAGTTTCGCGGACTCCGGGCGACCGAGGTCGGCGAGGTAGGAGCCGTCGTCGGTGATGTCCTGGATCTGGAACGTGTCCAGCACCAGGCCCTGCCCGGTGAGGGAGGACTCGGCTTCGTCGGCGACCCGCTGTGCGAACGCCGCGCGGTCGCGGATGATCTGTTCCACGGAGAGCGACCCGACGATCGACCGCAGCGAACCCGCGAGGGTCTCCTGCGTGAAGATGTCGATCTCGTTCTGCTGGCTCAGGAAGCGCTGCGCGCCGGCGCGGATGGAGTCCACGTTGCCGCCGACCTTGACGATCGCGACGCCGTCGAGGTTCAGCTTGATGCCCTGACCGGAGACCGCGCCCCGGATCTGGACCATGATGCGGCGGCTGGACAGGTCGAGGGTGTGGATCCGCTGCACGAACGGCCACACGAACACACCGCCACCCATGACGACCTTCTGGCCGGACAGGTCGGTGGAGATGACTCCGGTCTCGGGGTTCTTGACGGCCTTGCCCTTACGGCCGGTGACGATGAACGCCTGGTCCGGGCCGGCGACCTTGTACCGCGAGCTGATGAGTCCACCGATGAGCACGATCACCACCACGATGGCGATCACGAGCACGATTGGGGAGGCAAAGTCCATGCGAATCTTCCTTCAGGTCGTCTGGCGTGGGCCCGGCGCGTCTGTTCGCCCGGCCCGATGGATGTACTGGTCGGAACTACGTTGTGCTGGGGTGCTGCGGCCTACGGATACGGGTAGGGGTTGGTGGGCAGGTCCGCCTCGACCATCACGGCGGTCGCGGAGAGCACGGCGGTGATGGTGACCGCGGCCCCGGACTGGACCGGACCGGGTGCCCGGGCGTTCAGGCGGGTGATGTGACCGGCGACCACCAGCGTGATCTCCCCGTAGCCACCCTCCGGGATCGCGGTGACCACGGACGCCTTCGAACCCACCAGGTCACCCGTGCGGACGTTCGCCTCGTCGCCGCCCTCCCTGAGTTTGAGCGTCGCCCAACCCGTCAACGACCCGACGATTCCTCCCGCGAGCAGACCGAACACGATCGAGAGCCCCACCGAATCCGTCAGGCTGAGCGTGAGCGCACCGGCGAACCCGAACACGCCGAGGAACCCGGCCAACGCCGCCCCGGAGAACAGGTCCCCCCCGATCCCGTCGAAGAGCCCGTCGAGAACCTCGCCGAGCAGGAGCGAGACCACTAGCAGGGCAATACCGATCCCGCCGATGATCAGGAATACGAGCATGTGCGCTGCCTTGCTGGTGAGGACGGATGTTTTGTCCGGAGTTTACCAATCAATTGGAAACGCTCGGGCGTCTGGGGATGGGCAGTACTGCCGGACGGCGGAGCGGGCGTTCGCCCATTCGGCTCAGCCGGTCGGGGGCCGGCGATCGAGCCACGGTTCGGCACGCTCGATCGTGGCCGCGAGCGCGAGCAGCAGGTCCTCGCGCCCGGTGCGGGCACCGAGCATGACGCCGAACGGCAGCACCGGTCCGTCCGGCTCCGCCGGTGCCCAGTGCAGCGGCACCGAGATCGCCGGCGCCCCGATGATGTTCCAGGTGCTCGTCCATGGGGTGAACGCCATCTGGGCCTCGAAGTCGGCGGCGGGGTCGTCGTCGTTTCGGGAGGTTCCCATCGGTTCGGCCGGCTGGGCCAGGGACGGCATCAGGATCACGTCGAACTCGGCCCAGGCGCGGGCTGCGTCGCGGGTGAGCTGCTGGCCGGCGCTGACCGCGTTCGCGTAGGTGATGCCACTGACCCCGCGGCCGCGCTCGCGCATCCAGCGGCTCAGCGGGACGAGCAGGTGTTCCCGCTCGGGCGGGATCGGTGCGCTCGCCGCGAGCACCGACCACAGGTCCCGGAACGGATCCCACTTCTCGGCGGGGAACGGCACGGGCGCGGTGTCCACGTGATGCCCGAGGCCCTCCAGGACCCGGACGGCGTGGTCGACGGCGCGGATCGCCTCGGCGTGCACCGGCGCGTCCGGGGCGATGATCGGCTGGGTGAGGACGCCGATCCGGAGGGCGCCCGGGTCCGCCTCGCACGCGGCGAGGAAGCCGGCGTCGGGCCGTGGCAGGGAGTAGGTGTCGCCGGGCCAGCCGACGGCGAGCACGTCGAGCGCCGCGGCGGTGTCGCGGACGTCCCGGGTCAGCACCCCGAACGCCGCCAGGCCCGGGCCGGGCACGCCGTACGGTCCGGTGCTGATCCGGCCCCGGCTGGGCTTCAACCCGACCAGCCCGCACGCCGCCGCCGGAATACGGATCGAGCCACCGCCGTCGGACCCTTGGGCGATCGGCACGATCCGGGAGGCGACGGCCGCGGCCGCCCCGCCGGACGATCCGCCCGCGGAGCGGGTCAGGTCCCACGGGGTGCGCGCGGGCGGCGCGATGTCCGGCTGGGTGTAGCTGGGCAGGCCGATCTCCGGGGTGTTGGTCTTGCCGACCATGACCGTGCCGGCCTCGCGCAGCCGGATCACGACGCCGTCGTCGACGTCCGGCACGTACCCGGCGAGCGCGGCGCTGCCGAAGCTGGTCGGCACCCCGGCCACCAGGTTCAGGTCCTTGATCGGGCAGGGCACCCCGAGCAGCGGCGGCAGCGCGCCGGGATCGTCGCGGCGGGCGGCCAGGAGGCTCTGCGCGGCGACGGCCTGCTCGCGAGCGAGGTCGGGCGTGCGGGTGATGAACGCCCCGACCGTCTCGTCGAGGGCGGCCATCCGGTCCAGAGTGTGGTCGAGGACCTCGGTCGGCGACGCCTGCCCGGACCGGATCGCGGCGGCCAGTTCGAGTGCGGTCAGATCATGCAGGTCGGCCATATGAGCGAGCGTATCGGCGGACCTCTAGTACGGCGGGTACCCGCCCGGCGGCGGGCCGGGGTGGTCCGCCTGGGTGCCGTAGACCCGGCGGGCCTGCGCCCGGACGGCCCACATGATGCTCCCGCCGATGGTCAGGCCGAGCCCGGTCAGCCCGAGCAGGATGGCCGCCGGGATCGCGAACGCCGCGCCGGAGATGCCGAGCCACCAGTAGAACTCGGTGTCGACATCGGCCGAGAGCCGGGTGAAGGCCCAGATCATGAACGCCACGATCACGACCGTGAGCACCAGGCAGCCGACCCCGATGAAGGTGACCACCTTCGGGCCCGTGGTCGAGGTGTTCACCGGCAGCGGGCGGTAGGGCTCCGGGGTGTACGGGCCCTGCCACGGCTGCGTCATGGGCCGAACCTACCCGGCGGATCGGGGCGGTGCACGGATGGGCGAGGTCGGCTCCGACCGTTGGACCGACTCGACGAGCGTGCGAGTCTGCGGCGGATCGTGCCGTTGGACCGCGCGAGGACTCCCTCGGCGAGGCTGACCGGCTACCGGCCGCCCTGGAGCTGCCGGCGTGCGACCGCGCGCCGGTACCACCAGACGCCGCCGCAGATGCTCATCACGACGCCGAGCGCGCCAAGGCAGATCGCGACCGGGATCGCGAGCGCGGCGAAGACGACCTGGCCGAGGCCGTCCTGGTCACTGGTGGTGGGTTGCACGAGCACGGTGGCCGCGGAGCCGTCGGTGGTCGCGGGTACCTCGATCCGGTACTCGCCCGCGGCGGTCGGGTCGAAGAGGCCGATCAGGTGGGCGGTCGTGCCGTCCTCGCTCACGTCGCTGCCGCCATCGGGTACCAGGACCTCGATGGCCTGACCGGTCGAGGCGTGGACGATGATCTCACCGTCCAGTCCGGGCATCGGAGCACCCGTGGGATAGGCGAGGTAGACCCGTTGCCGATCGGTCGTGGTCACGTCCACGAGCCCTTCACCGGGCGCGTCGACCGCGAGCGTGACGGTCGGCCCCGGGGACCCGTCGGTGGACAACACCGCCTGGTTCCAGGTGAAGGCGAAGACCACGAAACACACCAGCGCGATCACGATCGCGAGGCAGCCGAGCCCAGCGAAGGTGAGGATCTTCGGCCCCTTGGTCGAGGTCCTCACGGTGGGCGCCCGGAGGGGTTCGTACCCGCCCGGCCCGCCGGCCCCCTGCAGCGTCATGCGCCGAACCTATCGGACCTCGCTCCCCTGTTACCGTTCCACCATCCGAGACGAGAACCGAAAGGGATCGGTGCAGATGAAGGCACTGCTCAAGGCCGG
Coding sequences within:
- a CDS encoding alpha/beta fold hydrolase — translated: MTAPTLPVKVDRGDGPALVLLHGLGNNHESWTYVLREVDETRNRIIAPDLLGFGDAPKPQVDYTPGEHADAVIATLDELGVTSAVVAGHSMGCIVAAEVARKRPDLVSRLVLLGAPTFRRIRRTRRRFGSRVAEDRYSAIFNAIADNPDLTITAAKGLDVFAPLVKGMEITVETWPAFRSSLQHTIMQTRTYRDLTVLPVPTLLVYGRLDVFVIKRNLKSIARRNRRHVRYETLLGPHEITPVQGRTVAELLQSGPN
- a CDS encoding LppM family (lipo)protein, whose amino-acid sequence is MTKTLLRLLVALGGLALLTGCLKIDGDIRINDDDTVSGEVLVAFSTAWAVSEGQDPEGLVDSIEEELAAAPDSGVSGERYDDGEFAGVRMTLTDVPIERVRSATSDALRIERVGSTYVVTGDFSELDPTVLGEEAGEVPWSVRMSVTFPRGVTEHDGTLSGDTVTWELGPGTTSMHAVGPAPSTPLLQRIGFIVPALIVIIAAAVLLTWLSRRRHRADEAAGRTAGFRARREAAREPSSTDVESMLGGSGKTDAKSKPTVEPDAQD
- a CDS encoding NfeD family protein, with product MLVFLIIGGIGIALLVVSLLLGEVLDGLFDGIGGDLFSGAALAGFLGVFGFAGALTLSLTDSVGLSIVFGLLAGGIVGSLTGWATLKLREGGDEANVRTGDLVGSKASVVTAIPEGGYGEITLVVAGHITRLNARAPGPVQSGAAVTITAVLSATAVMVEADLPTNPYPYP
- a CDS encoding GNAT family N-acetyltransferase, translating into MISSLDDLTWPVRTERLTIRPATAADAPSAWAYRRLDDVARWMTTQHADEAGFTESFVEPGRLARTLMIERDGQIIGDLMLAPEDAWAQTEVAADAKQMQAELGWSMDPAHQGHGYATEAVTALIRVCFEGLGLRRVVALCFAENAPSWRLMERVGMRRENHSVRDSLHRTGGWMDGYGYALLAEEWRAR
- a CDS encoding HIT family protein, whose product is MSPVGTGADGPAGAPEVPDCLFCRIVAGTEDAQVVVRTQDTVAFLDVRPLFKGHTLVVPVRHVVTLADLPTALAEPFLTAVQRVAAAVPTAFGAQGTFVAMNNVVSQSVPHLHAHVVPRTKGDGLRGFFWPRTKYADDGDAAAHAQRLRAAVAGSA
- a CDS encoding flotillin family protein, with protein sequence MDFASPIVLVIAIVVVIVLIGGLISSRYKVAGPDQAFIVTGRKGKAVKNPETGVISTDLSGQKVVMGGGVFVWPFVQRIHTLDLSSRRIMVQIRGAVSGQGIKLNLDGVAIVKVGGNVDSIRAGAQRFLSQQNEIDIFTQETLAGSLRSIVGSLSVEQIIRDRAAFAQRVADEAESSLTGQGLVLDTFQIQDITDDGSYLADLGRPESAKLQRIASVAEAEARQAAEQARLKAEEEIAIAQRTLALKQAEIRSQTDAAQAQAAAAGPLAQADRDQAILAEQEKVAVRQAALKERQLDTEVRKPADAERYRVETAAEANRNAEIFEAEANKAAAIAAAEADSEKSRLVGVGEKSRRSALAEAEAIEGQNRGAAEKARRVAEAEATRAEGDAEAAAILAKGHAEAEAMDKRADAFARYNDAAVLQMLVEVLPQIAHEVAAPMANIDKLTVVSTDGAGALPKQVTNNMVQTMELLKNTTGIDINALLESFAVKITPEGVEPTDEEPARGIVRRVPAETDGV
- a CDS encoding amidase; this encodes MADLHDLTALELAAAIRSGQASPTEVLDHTLDRMAALDETVGAFITRTPDLAREQAVAAQSLLAARRDDPGALPPLLGVPCPIKDLNLVAGVPTSFGSAALAGYVPDVDDGVVIRLREAGTVMVGKTNTPEIGLPSYTQPDIAPPARTPWDLTRSAGGSSGGAAAAVASRIVPIAQGSDGGGSIRIPAAACGLVGLKPSRGRISTGPYGVPGPGLAAFGVLTRDVRDTAAALDVLAVGWPGDTYSLPRPDAGFLAACEADPGALRIGVLTQPIIAPDAPVHAEAIRAVDHAVRVLEGLGHHVDTAPVPFPAEKWDPFRDLWSVLAASAPIPPEREHLLVPLSRWMRERGRGVSGITYANAVSAGQQLTRDAARAWAEFDVILMPSLAQPAEPMGTSRNDDDPAADFEAQMAFTPWTSTWNIIGAPAISVPLHWAPAEPDGPVLPFGVMLGARTGREDLLLALAATIERAEPWLDRRPPTG
- a CDS encoding transcriptional regulator is translated as MDRSAWAAWPSGSDPLELERDVHRAREIFLTTGAPTPGVRRLVLESWRRSLRSGVDPDRALPRADIAVADLAGYRREHRLSLAIPVIRRLLLDGLGSDGMVVALGDTRGRLLWIEGDRAARAALEGIGFAEGANWAESATGTSAPGIALALDHEVQVFGAEHFATSIQPWSCTAAPVHDPRTGQPLGLLDITGGPSVAAPHMLALIRATIAAIEAELLAAPLREPVSREVDLRVLGRRRAGLRRGHEWVDLSARHGEMILVLSESAEPLGAAELAAAVYLEDTAEVTVRAEISRLRRALPGMLADGGPYRLRTSSRSDVAQVRDAIRAGDLTGALAAYGGPVLPASVAPAVEDLRADLTGQVRSAVLATSDAAAVERWTSDASGRDDWEAWARLRDLASAGSATRLRADLRLAALDLEFGT